The Lutra lutra chromosome 16, mLutLut1.2, whole genome shotgun sequence genome segment ATGCATTTATACTTTTTGACCTGAGCCCTCCAGGTAGCCCGCCTCAGCACTTGAAGGCAGGCTGAGTTAGACCAGGACAGTTCGGGTTCGAGGATAGCAGACGGAGTGGCCTCTACTAAAAAGATTGCTGGACATTGGGAAAGCGGGCCTGTCTTAGGAATTACGTGGGAGTTAGATCgaggtttttctgtttgttagcGGCATAATCCGGGAAATGGACACAGGTAGTGGAAAAAGGTTAGTCCGGGTAAGCGATGCACAGTGATTTTTTGGTGAGTTATAATTGTGACTAGCATTGAGCTGACTAGTCTGTAAATGAGGTCACACAGAGTGGAATAATTTGCCAGACTAGGTTACGCCGAGACTGGTTCACGTGGCAAAGAGTACTGTGTTATAGTGACATGGAGTGGTGGTCGTCATTGAGGCTGAGTTGCCCCATTGATAACAAATGGGTTTAAGTCATCACATACTCAGGCTTCTGGATCCATGTTAGGCTAAAGGGTTAGTCAGACAGGTTTGTCCTAATTTGGAGGCAaggatgtgtgtgtatgagagagtgAGTCTGTTTAGGGCGAGGAGTTGCATAGTTCATATGTTTACTCAACAGATAGCTGGTCATGCTCACCAAGCATTAGGTTCCTTGCCATGTGACCAGAATAAAGTGCGGAACAGAACAGGCATCCAGCATTGCCTATGGTGGCTGAGAATAAGGGACAAGTGCCGTCCATCCCAGGGAACCTGTGGGAGAGATGACCCCAAGGCTGGGCTTCTTAGTATAGAATTCTGTGCCAGATGAGTCACAGGGGAATGGGAAGCCGGGCTTCACCTGTCCTTGGGAGGGCTCAGCCTGGCGAGGAAGTACCAGTCTTCCCTGTAacgggtatttttttttttttaagttttatttatttatttatttgagagagagagagagagagagacagtgagagagagcatgagtgaggagaaggtcagagggagaagcagactccccgtggagctgggagcccgatgcgggactcgatcccaggactccaggatcatgacctgagccgaaggcagtcgcttaaccaactgagccacccaggcgccctgtaacgGGTATTTTTATGTGGGGAAAGGTAGTGGCACGTTTGGATGGTCTTCTgagagtgagatgggggaaaCTAAGGAAAGTAGGAGACTACAGATCTCAGGCCCAAGGCTTCGCGGATGGCGTGTGAGGAGCAGGCTGGAGGTTGGGGGACGTGCCCACGGGGCTCCTAAGGTTAAACATACATTTGGGGCAGCTGCGGTCACCGGAGGGGATGGGCCGGCCTCTGACATTGGAGTGAGAGGTTTGAATTAGACCCAAGGAAATCTTTGGAGCAGCGTCAAAACCGGAAGatgggttggggagagggggaggaggaagggggtgaaTCTGGAGACTCCCCAGGTGTGAGAGCAAAGAAGCATTTCGGCATCAGGGACGAGAACTTGGTCAGGCTGCGGGAAAGTCAATGTCCTTGATCTGGACGAGGTATCGGGAGGAGCCTTGAATGGGGTGCACGTGGGGGGCCCTAGGCCGTTCTCACTGGCCTCTATGCTGTCTCTTGGCAGAGTGGTGAAGGAGGAGATTTCAGATGACAACGCCCGCCTTCCCTGCTTCAATGGAAGGGTGGTGTCCTGGGTGAGCGCCCCATCCCTCCCACATCTCCAGGCTCCTCTGAGCCttgcctgccccctgccccctggcccGGAGTTGGAGGCCTTGGCTCCTTGCTGCCTCACCCGCTTGGAGAGCCAGCCGGAGCTCCTCACCTCCTTCTGGAGCTCCTACTGCTTGCTCCTGCCTTTTCTGGGCCTTTCACTGGCCCTGTGCTCGCTCAGACCTGGTCCTGTCCCCcagtcccttccctttctctcatcTTGGATGCCTGCCTTCCTGGTTGAGCCGGTTTTGGTCATGGCATCTCTCCAGCTAGTGTCGTCAGATAACCCCCAACCTGAGATGACTCCCCCAGCCCACGAGCCCCGGACAGAACTGGCGCCGCCCCCCGCACCGTTACCCCCTGTGCCTCCGGAGAGGACCAGTGGCATTGGGGACTCCAGGCCTCCGTCCTTCCAGTGAGTCTTTGGGATTCTTGAGTCcaggggaaggaggtgagggggTGCCTCAAGCGCCCCTCGCTGGGGAGAAGTTGAAGACGTGAAGGCCTGTTCCTCTGATGCATCTCTGCCCACCCAGCCCCAATGTGTCCAGCAGCCGGGAAAACCTGGAGCCTGAGACAGAAACAGAGTCGGTTGTGTCTCTGCGGCGGGAACGGCCTCGCAGGAGAGACAGCAGTGAGCATGGCGGTGAGGGGGGCAGGCCCCAAGGGTCGGGTCCACGGGGAGCTGGGTAGGCCTGGGGTTAGGCCTGAGCTGTGATGAAGGTAAGCGGCATAAGGCCTGTGTTCCTGAGGTTCCTGGTTGCACGCAGCGGGGGGCCACAGGCCCAGTGGCCCCTCACGGCTGGAGCGCCACCTGGCTGGGTACGAGAGCTCCTCGACCCTAATGACCAGTGAGCTGGAGAGCACCAGCCTGGGGGACTCCGACGAGGAGGACACTATGAGCAGGTATGCCCCCGCCCCCTCTCTTCCCGCGTCCCCGCCTCGCCTCCCATCTTTCTGCCTTGCCCCATGACGACCTCTGCCCACGAGCCCCCATTGCCGACCTCCTGACAGGTTCAGCAGCTCCACGGAGCAGAGCAGTGCCTCCCGCCTCCTCAAACGCCACCGGCGGCGGAGGAAACAGCGGCCACCCCGCCTGGAGAGGGTGAGGGGgtgctcctggggctgctggaccTTGGAGAAGTAGGGGCCCTGGCTTAGGGGGCACAGGGGCACAGGAAGTGAGACTCTGGGGTGGTCCGTGGGCCGCTGGAGGCAGCCTCGCTCCTTCCCCATGTCCCCCGCAGGCCTCCTCCTTCAGCAGCGTCACCGACTCCACCATGTCTCTCAACATCATCACGGTCACACTGAACATGGGTACGCGGGGGTGCGGGGCATGGTGCCAGGGGGGTTGCGTGCTGGGCAGGCTTCCCCTCATCGCACGCACCCCCTCTGCAGAGAAGTACAACTTCCTGGGCATCTCCATCGTGGGCCAGAGCAACGAGCGGGGCGATGGCGGCATCTACATCGGCTCCATCATGAAGGGTGGCGCAGTGGCGGCAGATGGGCGCATCGAGCCAGGCGACATGCTACTGCAGGTGGGGTGCGCGGCAGCCGCGGGGTGTGGGCTGTGGGCAGTGGGGTGGCTGCCAGGGGCACCTCTGAGCCCACTGGCCTGGCTTCCAGGTGAACGACATGAACTTTGAGAACATGAGCAACGACGACGCGGTGCGGGTGCTGCGGGACATCGTGCACAAGCCCGGGTGAGCCTCTGGCCCGCAGAGCGGGGGCAGCACCGTGGACCGTGACGAACACCCACGGGGCaagggggtgcctgtgtgaccCCCACCCGGATTGGGAGCTCGGAGCTGCAAAGCCCTCCAAGGGCCCCTCGCCGGTTCTCCCTGCGTGCGGGGTGGGGATGCTGTCCTGCCTTGGTTTGTCCACTCTGGGTCCATGCGTGCGCAGTCTCAGTACACACACATCTGCGCGTGTGTACGCATGTCTGTCCCCGTCCTTAAAGGGCAGGGCTTAGCCTCCTGCCTCCTGGACGGGTTCCCCAGGGCCCCGGGCCGCGTGTGCTTTCTTGCGTGTGTCAGCAGTGTTTCCAGAGGTGTCCGTGGCAGTGGGTCCCCTGCACTGGGGTCTCCCCACCTTAGTCCTGCAGCCCAGCCCCATCTGTGGCCGCCACCCTGTACCACCCCTGCATGACTGCTGCTCCCTTCCCCACAGCCCCATTGTGCTGACAGTGGCCAAGTGCTGGGACCCCTCTCCCCAGGCCTACTTTACTCTTCCTCGAAGTGAGTGCTGCAGGGGCAGGAGATGGGGGAGCTGGGGTTGGGCCTCCAGGCaacaggaaggggtgggggagggacggggcaggggtgggatgggagCAGCGGGGAAACCATcatcacggggggggggggggggggggcttctctGTCGCAGATGAGCCCATCCAGCCCATCGACCCCGCTGCCTGGGTGTCCCACTCCGCTGCGCTGACGGGCACCTTCCCAGCCTATCCGGGCTCCTCGTCCATGAGCACCATGACATCGGGCTCCTCCCTGCCTGAGGGTGAGCCCCCAGCCCActtcaccccctgccccctgccgtGGAAGGCCTCTTGCCGGTGCTGTGGCCCACCACACCTCGGCCATGGGCCCTACCCCTGATCCCTTGTTTCTTCTCTAACAGGCTGCGAGGGCCGGGGTCTCTCCATCCACACGGACATGGCATCTGTGACCAAGGCCATGGCAGCCCCGGAGTCTGGGCTGGAAGTTCGGGACCGCATGTGGCTCAAGATCACTATCCCTAACGCCTTTCTTGGTACGGCTAGGTcctgggcaggtgggggggggcccTGCTGGGGATGGGCctggcaggggtgaggtgggaggcGGGGAGGAGAACCTGAGCTTCTCTGCTCTGGGTGCCCCCAGGCTCGGACGTGGTCGACTGGCTCTACCATCACGTGGAAGGCTTCCCTGAGCGGCGGGAGGCCCGCAAGTATGCTAGTGGGCTGCTCAAGGCCGGCCTTATCCGACACACCGTGAACAAGATCACCTTCTCCGAGCAGTGCTATTACGTTTTCGGGGACCTCAGCGGTGGCTGCGAGAGCTGTGAGTCCTGGCCCCCAGAGCGGGGCTCCTCCCGCCTCGTCCTGCCCCTCCGGCCGCACCCCTAGCCCAGAAGCCAGCCAGGGCCGCCGTGGACAGTTGTGCAGCATGTGTTCTGCGTGAGGCCCTGCCCTGGCTGATGACACTGAGCTGTGTTCTGTGGACAAGCTTGCGCCGggcttggggctgggggcaggccgTGTCTTCCTGAGTCTCACGAGAGCATGTGGGACTGGTGGCCCTGGGCAAGCTCTGCCCTGACCGTGGTGGCCCTCTTCTTCATCCCCCTTGTGGATTGGATGGTTCTCTCAAAGCAGTGACTCCCAGTCTCCTGTCCTTGCTTCTCAGATCTCGTCAACCTGTCCCTGAATGACAACGACGGCTCCAGTGGGGCATCGGACCAGGACACCTTGGCTCCTCTGCCCGGGGCCACCCCCTGGCCCCTGCTGCCTACTTTCTCCTACCAGTACCCGACCCCGCACCCATACAGCCCCCAGCCACCGCCCTACCATGAGCTCTCGTCCTACACCTACGGGGGGGGCGGCAGTGCCAGCAGCCAACACAGTGAGGGTAAGTCACTGTTCCATGCCAGCACCGCTGGAGCCTGGGGACAGCCCTGGGGGaccagggaggagaggctggggcgGCCAAGGGATGCTAGGCCCAGGCTCAGGTGGCCTCATCTTCTCCACCCCCACAGGGAGCCGGAGCAGTGGGTCAGCGCGAAGCGATGGGGGGGCAGGGCGTACAGGGAGGCCAGAGGAGCGGGCCCCTGAGTCCAAATCCGGCAGTGGCAGTGAGTCCGAGCCCTCCAGCCGCGGGGGCAGCCTCCGGCGGGGTGGGGATCCTAGCGGGGCTGATGTGGGCCCTCCACCTTCCAGAGGCTCGTCAGGGGGTGCGCCCAATCTCCGAGCCCAGCCTGGGCTCCATCCCTATGCACCACCCCCGGGGACAGCCCTCCCCTACAACCCTATGATGGTGGTTGTGATGCCCCCGCTTCCACCCCCCATCCCTCCAGCTGTGcagcccccaggggcccctccgGTCAGAGACCTGGGCTCTGTGCCCCCTGAACTGACAGCGAGCCGCCAAAGCTTCCACATGGCCATGGGCAACCCCAGTGAGTTCTTTGTGGATGTCATGTAGAGTGCACAGCAGGGGCCATGTCTAGTCTCTTCCCTCGGCCCATCTGGTCTGTGTTTGGTGCTTCTGCCCGTCCCGTGCCCACCACGGGGTTTGCCACTGTGACTCTCACCGGCAGTGCCtggtccctcccctgctctcggGGGTGTACAAGGGACCTTTGgttatttttagctttattgtttttataagcCTTGGGGCGGTTGAGATAGACTTtcatatttttggattttttttttagtagaccTTTCCCTTTTTATATGAAGAATCCCTGTCTCCCGGGCCCCTTCTAACCCCAGAATGTGAcctcctgctctgcccacccCGTCAGCTGTGTCCTGTGCAGGGCGGGGGCCGGGCAGCGGTACCTCAGGAGGAGGATGGGGCAGGCACCCCAACCGGCAGTCAGACGAAGCTGGGGTGCTGGTGCTGGGGCCCACGTAGCTGCTTTTGTTACTATATTTATTTAGTCGTCACTTGTATAAAACCAAATAAAGCAATAGGGGCAAACTCTCGCTGCCTCTGGCTCCTTTCTTTGGGAGGGAGGCAGGTAGCGAGGAAGAGACGAGACACCGCGGCAGAGTGGCTTGTCAGAAGCTTTACTTGAAAGGCCGCACGTGGGCCTGTAAGCCgcagggccccagggccaggcccTCTTTAAGGCAGACCCAGCGCTCCGGGAGGGGAGCTGGGCGTGAGAGAAGGCACGTGCCAGGCCAGGCCCCAGCGGGGAGCGGTCAGAACCCGAGGGGGTTGCTGGTGACCATGCCGCCTCGCTCCACCAAGGCCTTGGAGATGCTCTTGAAGTTTCGGAAGAGCTCCTGCTGCTGTGGGTCAGACTGCAGGGCGCTCATGCTCTCCCGGACGCGGGCTGCCGCCTGCGGACAGGTGACAAGGGGTTTAGGCCCAGGCCTTGCacgcatcccccccccccccccgccggcacccgcccctccccgccccactgCTAGCCCTTGGTAACCTGAATCTCACCTCGATGCACCAGCTGTCACAGAGCATCTTCTCGTGCTGGGCTGTAGGGTGGCCCTCGCTCAGGGATCTTGAGGCCCTGGTGCATAGCAGGAAGGGAAAACGACCCTGGGCCGTGAGCCCGCCCCAGGTGCCTCCCCCCATCTTCCCTGCGGCCTGGGCTGCTGCCTCACCTGGACAGGACTACCACCATGGCATAGAGGTCG includes the following:
- the DVL2 gene encoding segment polarity protein dishevelled homolog DVL-2 isoform X1, whose product is MAGSGAGGGGVGETKVIYHLDEEETPYLVKIPVPAERITLGDFKSVLQRPAGAKYFFKSMDQDFGVVKEEISDDNARLPCFNGRVVSWLVSSDNPQPEMTPPAHEPRTELAPPPAPLPPVPPERTSGIGDSRPPSFHPNVSSSRENLEPETETESVVSLRRERPRRRDSSEHGAGGHRPSGPSRLERHLAGYESSSTLMTSELESTSLGDSDEEDTMSRFSSSTEQSSASRLLKRHRRRRKQRPPRLERASSFSSVTDSTMSLNIITVTLNMEKYNFLGISIVGQSNERGDGGIYIGSIMKGGAVAADGRIEPGDMLLQVNDMNFENMSNDDAVRVLRDIVHKPGPIVLTVAKCWDPSPQAYFTLPRNEPIQPIDPAAWVSHSAALTGTFPAYPGSSSMSTMTSGSSLPEGCEGRGLSIHTDMASVTKAMAAPESGLEVRDRMWLKITIPNAFLGSDVVDWLYHHVEGFPERREARKYASGLLKAGLIRHTVNKITFSEQCYYVFGDLSGGCESYLVNLSLNDNDGSSGASDQDTLAPLPGATPWPLLPTFSYQYPTPHPYSPQPPPYHELSSYTYGGGGSASSQHSEGSRSSGSARSDGGAGRTGRPEERAPESKSGSGSESEPSSRGGSLRRGGDPSGADVGPPPSRGSSGGAPNLRAQPGLHPYAPPPGTALPYNPMMVVVMPPLPPPIPPAVQPPGAPPVRDLGSVPPELTASRQSFHMAMGNPSEFFVDVM
- the DVL2 gene encoding segment polarity protein dishevelled homolog DVL-2 isoform X2 produces the protein MAGSGAGGGGVGETKVIYHLDEEETPYLVKIPVPAERITLGDFKSVLQRPAGAKYFFKSMDQDFGVVKEEISDDNARLPCFNGRVVSWLVSSDNPQPEMTPPAHEPRTELAPPPAPLPPVPPERTSGIGDSRPPSFHPNVSSSRENLEPETETESVVSLRRERPRRRDSTGGHRPSGPSRLERHLAGYESSSTLMTSELESTSLGDSDEEDTMSRFSSSTEQSSASRLLKRHRRRRKQRPPRLERASSFSSVTDSTMSLNIITVTLNMEKYNFLGISIVGQSNERGDGGIYIGSIMKGGAVAADGRIEPGDMLLQVNDMNFENMSNDDAVRVLRDIVHKPGPIVLTVAKCWDPSPQAYFTLPRNEPIQPIDPAAWVSHSAALTGTFPAYPGSSSMSTMTSGSSLPEGCEGRGLSIHTDMASVTKAMAAPESGLEVRDRMWLKITIPNAFLGSDVVDWLYHHVEGFPERREARKYASGLLKAGLIRHTVNKITFSEQCYYVFGDLSGGCESYLVNLSLNDNDGSSGASDQDTLAPLPGATPWPLLPTFSYQYPTPHPYSPQPPPYHELSSYTYGGGGSASSQHSEGSRSSGSARSDGGAGRTGRPEERAPESKSGSGSESEPSSRGGSLRRGGDPSGADVGPPPSRGSSGGAPNLRAQPGLHPYAPPPGTALPYNPMMVVVMPPLPPPIPPAVQPPGAPPVRDLGSVPPELTASRQSFHMAMGNPSEFFVDVM